The proteins below come from a single Deltaproteobacteria bacterium genomic window:
- a CDS encoding P-II family nitrogen regulator, translated as MKYIIAIIQPHKFEEVKKELENVEVHLITVSNVLGRGRQKGFSEVYRGVEEIGLLKKIKLEIAVNEDFLEPTVAAITKGAHTGHPGDGKIFVCDLHEVVRIGTGERGGKAIG; from the coding sequence ATGAAATACATCATCGCCATCATCCAACCGCACAAGTTTGAGGAAGTCAAAAAGGAACTGGAGAACGTTGAAGTGCACCTGATCACGGTTTCAAACGTGCTGGGACGGGGACGCCAGAAGGGATTCTCGGAAGTCTACCGGGGCGTCGAGGAGATCGGGCTTCTGAAAAAGATAAAGCTCGAGATCGCCGTCAACGAGGATTTTCTCGAACCGACCGTCGCGGCGATCACAAAGGGCGCTCACACGGGACATCCCGGCGACGGGAAGATCTTCGTCTGCGACCTCCACGAAGTGGTCAGGATCGGCACGGGTGAGCGTGGCGGAAAGGCGATCGGATAG
- the glnA gene encoding type I glutamate--ammonia ligase, translating to MGSKELKKVAKEKNLEFIDLKFTDIPGLWQHITIPIDDLEESLFIEGIGFDGSSIRGFQPINESDMLIKPDSQTAFIDPFTADPTLSMICNVSDPLTHVPYSRDPRNIARKAERYLSSCGIADQAFFGPEPEFYVFDDVRFDQTQHSGFYAIDSREGFWNTGRDEGPNLGYKPRYKEGYFPVPPTDSLHNLRARMSKVMNDVGIPVLLHHHEVATAGQCEIGVKVNTLVNTCDVLMKYKYVVKNVARAHGKTVTFMPKPIFMDNGSGMHVHQSLWRAGRNLFADPGGYGGLSRMAINYIGGLLHHAPSLLALTSPTTNSYRRLVPGYEAPINLVYSQRNRSACVRIPMYSQSEKAKRIEFRPPDCSCNPYLALAAMLMAGLDGIENGIEPPPPIETDIFELAPEEKKHLKSTPGSLSEALDNLERDHDYLLKGDVFTKDIIGMWIEYKRKREEDQIRLRPHPYEFALYYDI from the coding sequence ATGGGTTCAAAAGAGTTGAAGAAGGTCGCGAAAGAAAAGAACCTGGAGTTCATCGATCTCAAGTTCACCGACATTCCGGGATTATGGCAGCACATAACGATCCCCATCGACGACCTGGAGGAAAGTCTGTTCATAGAAGGAATCGGGTTCGACGGCTCAAGCATCAGGGGATTTCAGCCGATCAACGAAAGCGATATGCTGATAAAACCAGACTCCCAGACGGCGTTCATCGATCCCTTTACGGCTGATCCGACGCTCAGCATGATCTGCAATGTTTCGGACCCCCTCACCCACGTGCCCTACTCGAGGGACCCCCGGAATATCGCCCGCAAGGCCGAGCGCTATCTTTCCTCCTGCGGCATCGCCGACCAGGCCTTTTTCGGCCCCGAACCGGAATTCTATGTCTTTGACGATGTCCGGTTCGACCAGACGCAGCATTCCGGGTTCTATGCCATCGATTCACGTGAAGGATTCTGGAACACCGGAAGGGACGAGGGTCCGAACCTGGGATATAAACCCCGGTACAAAGAAGGCTATTTCCCCGTTCCACCCACGGACAGCCTGCATAACCTCCGGGCCAGGATGTCAAAGGTCATGAACGATGTGGGCATCCCTGTTCTCCTCCACCACCACGAAGTGGCAACGGCCGGCCAGTGCGAGATCGGTGTCAAGGTCAACACGCTGGTCAATACCTGCGACGTCCTCATGAAATACAAGTATGTCGTCAAGAACGTGGCCCGGGCTCACGGCAAAACGGTGACCTTCATGCCCAAACCGATCTTCATGGACAACGGCTCGGGCATGCACGTTCATCAGAGTCTCTGGAGGGCCGGAAGGAACCTCTTTGCCGATCCCGGGGGATACGGCGGCCTGAGCCGCATGGCGATCAATTATATCGGCGGCCTGCTTCATCATGCGCCGTCGCTTCTGGCGCTCACATCGCCCACGACGAATTCATACCGTCGTCTCGTCCCGGGGTACGAGGCTCCAATCAATCTCGTCTATTCACAGAGGAACCGCAGCGCCTGCGTCCGGATACCCATGTACTCCCAGAGCGAAAAGGCGAAACGGATCGAGTTCCGTCCCCCCGATTGTTCCTGCAATCCCTACCTGGCCCTGGCCGCCATGCTCATGGCGGGACTGGATGGAATCGAGAACGGCATCGAACCCCCTCCGCCCATTGAAACGGACATCTTTGAACTGGCGCCGGAAGAGAAGAAACATTTGAAATCCACACCGGGGTCATTGTCGGAAGCGCTCGACAACCTGGAACGGGACCACGACTACCTGCTCAAGGGCGATGTTTTCACGAAGGACATCATCGGCATGTGGATCGAATATAAACGGAAACGGGAGGAGGACCAGATCCGCCTCCGTCCCCATCCGTACGAATTTGCACTGTATTACGACATATAA